A region of the Chelonia mydas isolate rCheMyd1 chromosome 22, rCheMyd1.pri.v2, whole genome shotgun sequence genome:
TCAATGGGCAGAGTGCTGATCACTCTTCTTGCATCCTCCAGTTcctgtggggctggctctggaATTGAAATAGGAAGTGGAACGAACTGTGGCCCAGGAAGCGAGGATGAAGCTGGCTGATACTGCAGGGTAGACGCTGGTAATGCAGAAATGGGCTGAGCCCATGGGAAATAGGTAAGAGGGGATTGCTGGTCTGTCACCTCCAGCTGCGGCACAACAGCTGGAGTGGTGCTTCTTGGCTGTTAAGTACAAAGATACCAGAATAAGGATACTCACTATCACAGTTAAAACATCTTTTCCTGGCTCCATAAAGTTTCATGTCCAGTATGAAAATGTTCACAAGCTCACCAGAAAGAGGGATGTAACTTGGTTAAAACCCCAGCTGCCAGCAAGCCAGCAAGTGCAATCTCAAAGTTTTTGCAGTGGTTAATATACTCGTACATATCACATTCCCATCACCTTTCTGGTCTCCCTCCTGCCTTCACTTTTGTAAGCCTGCAAGGCACCCTTTCAAGATTATTATAAATTGTATTTTGGACCTTCTATCCTCATCTGTGGCTCTCTGATAATGTTTCAACACGGATGGAATGTGTCAGGGTAAGCTGATATGATGCTGAACatgtccttgtctacactgaccaCCAGTCACTCATGGTCAGCATCATGTCAGCTAAGTCAAGGTCATGTTTAAACACCATAAGATTTCTCAGTGAAAGCAAGTTCCCTGGaggctttatttaaaaacaaacaaaccacatccTTACTGAAAAAACTGTATTGAAATAAACTCAGAAACAGCATCTAAAACACTAGGATTCTCAAGTGCAGTTCTGTCCTAGCTGTTTGTCCAAACAACAGAGCCTATTATATATTTGATATCTGATATTCTTCACATCTAGACAGAAGATTATAATTTATGATCCACTCTAATGGAAACTTCATGAACACCATGAATCAAAGCTGTAGGATTCCTTGTTAAGTTGGAGCTGATAGCAACATGACTTTATTGCTCTGCATTATTTTTCCTGAGCTGCAAACAATACTCTCCTAAGATAAAATCTGCCCACTGGCCTGatacagctctcactgaagtctatggcagtcctaccactgacttcaatgggagctggagagggTCTCATGAGAACAATGCAGAATGGTTCAGGAGTTAATTAGGTGGTGAGTGCTGGAGGGTTTGAGAGCGCATGGAACAGGGAAGCTTTGTTAAGAAAATTGGATTCACTCCGACTTCAACATAGTCAAATCTTTTAATCCCTCTCAAACCACAAGGATTCTCAGAACAATCCCCCTAATTTCCAGGCCCAGGCAGAGAGTAAATCAGGCCATCATATTAGACAGTTAGGTTACTAACAGGAATTTGTGGCTCACGTAGAAAACCATACGAGAGACTCACACCAGGAAGAGACAGTTGCATGACGATTGTAAAGAGGGTCACTAAGGCATGTCTCTCTACTCAGTCTCACTTCTCAGGACTGCTCGCCCTGCATACGCAATTATGGCAAAGGAAACTACTTCTGATTTTTCAGCACCACTTGCGTAACCTTTTACTGCAGACATCATCCTTGACAATATAATGTGAGGCAGGGATGTCAAGCAATTCACAGTATAAAGATAAATTTAGATACATGGGGCTTCTCATAGTTCCTACTGGAAAACAGTTTTGCCTTTATTTCTAGGTATCTTTAGCTTACCGCAAAATTGGTGATCAGCGGCTGGGATGCGTAAGTCAGAACTGAAGAGGGTCCAACAAGTGTATAACTGGGACACACAGGCTGAACATACATGTCTGCTGTGTATGGACAGCTGACTGCTTCATGTGACATATAATCCGGGTATGTTGTCCACTGGGTTAAGGGCTGTAGAGTAGCAGGAGAAGGCTGAGAGAGCCAACCAGAACATAATGCCCCTTCATCGGTAACTGGCAATGAAGAGGCAGTAACATCCATATCAATGCAAGGCTGGCCTGCAAAATAAGAAGAGAATTGTACCAAATGTCAGCCAAAGCATGGGCTGAAACGGAGCTGATgaacaaatgaaataaatgtttgGAAGCATTACCAAGTGGTGAATAGGACGGAAGTGGCTGATGGGGCAAAACAACCTAGAGAACAAAGAAGAATATTCAGATATCAGTTATGCCTGAAAGATTTAAACTCAACATATCTTGAGAAACTCTTGCTCGGAGCTGAAGTAGCAATAAATATATTATCATCAATTGCCTCTTAGATTTTGCTTGGTAGACGGTACCAtatgcctgtgttatacaggtatGAGAGCAGTTATCGAAAACTgtctcagggtgaaattcacccctctgcagtgTGTCAGCACAAGATCCATGCTCCACCGAAGCTTAAGTGAGATTTAAATGATAATTGAGACCTTGTGTGGCTCCACTGCTCAGAGTGAATTTTATTGTTAGTGAAGATACAGTCAAACTGCTTCCCTCCAGGAGTTTAAATACCAGAATAAATGGACCtagcctaagccctggtctacactaggactttaggttgaatttagcagcgttaaatcgatgtaaacctgcacccgtccacacgatgaagccctttatttcgacttaaagggctcttaaaatcaatttccttactccacccctgacaagtggattagcgcttaaatcggccttgccggggcGAATTTGGGgaactgtggacacaattcgacggtattggcctccgggagctatcccagagtgctccactgtgactgctctggacagcactctcaactcagatgcacgattgtttgccgttgctctgacgcagggaggggcaactgacgacatggcttacagggttggcttacagggagttaaaatcaacaaagggggtggctttacatcaaggagtatttcaggcaggacttcatggagggttccaataagaaatggtgcacctaagttattgttcttattggaacaagcaggttggtctggcctctgattgatacatggctagatttacctcgctgcaccttctctgtgagtgactgcagtgtgacctagaggaatgaatcccctagacgggggggccggggggggaggatttgcaaatgagtacaaaacaattctggtctatttcttgttttgatacactccatctatcttttacacctttggctggcagcagtcggtgcagaaggactgcatgccatccacatctcatggctgctcggcagaagatggtacaagaggactgctagccatcctcatctcttgcctgcccggcagaagatgatgcaataggactgctaggaatccgtatcgcctgcctgctcaccataagatggttcaataggactgactgcaggactaaagagaatgacctgatcaagtcactccaaatttagtccctgtgcccatgtctgcccaggcgctcctgatcgacctcatagaggcgaccaggagcacctcggacatgacgataacagctaccagtcctactgtaccgtctacTGCcataaggcaatgggttgctgctgctgtgtagcaatgcagtaccgcgtctgccagcacccaggagacatacggtgacagtgagctgagcgggctccatgcttgccgtggtatggcgtctgcacgggtaactcaggaaaaaaggcgcaaaatgattgtctgccttttctttcacggagggagggagggaaggggggcctgacaacatgtacccagaaccacccgcgacaatgttttagccccatcaggcattgggatctcaacccagaattccaatgggcagtgggatTGGAACTGGGAACTGGGAActaggatagctacccacagtgcaacgctccggaaatcgacgcttgcctcggtactgtggaagcactccgccgagttaatgcacttaatgcacttagagcattttctgtggggacacacacactcgaatatataaaaccgatttctaaaaaaccaacttctataaattcgacctaatttcgtagtgtagacataccctaaatataGGAAATGAGGGGCTAGAGAGCTCTTTTGGACAGCTTCGGTAGCTTTTAAGGTAGCTTTGCATGTTTTGGCTGGAACAGTATATACACAACAGGTCACGTGTATAACAGAGAGTTTTCAGCACACTACAAAATAGGAAATTAGACTCCATGGCGAAATAGCTCCACAAAGTTTAAGTGGATTTTTAAGAACTAGACATTTCTGTATCCCAGATGATACAAAGTGCATCTGCATAAGGCAACTATTCTGAATCCTCTGACTTATTTTGCTGATTTGGGTATtttaagctgggattttcaaagaatcCTAAAGAAGacaggtgcccaaatcccactgaaagccaatgggagttgaacACCTAACTCTCTCCTTTGACAACTTCAGCATTGCTGAGTTTCATGGTCTTGAATGCGTTGATTATGCTAGTGTAACCTGCTGTCTTGATAAATGAGCACTAGAAAGATAGGTGATCTAAGCACTGGACTGGGCATCACTCTACTGAGTTTTAGTCCTGGTTCTGAAACTGAACTCACTTGTGGCctcgagcaagtcacttaacttctctgcctcCTTTTGTTCCtgtctaagggcttgatcctgcaaggtacagAGTTCTTTCAACTTCCATTAAAATTGATAGGAGCACATGATGGAGACAGGGACTGAGTGCCTATTCAGTCAGAAAGGAAGAGCTTTCCTCATGCATTCTGTGTTTTTTCTTACCGTTGTCGCTGCAGCTGCATTAACACTATGAATGTTGCCACGTTTCCTCTTCAGTAGCTCCTTCACTGGTTCTTTTACACGGACACCTTGATAGGGTCGTGGCTGCTGCTGATGCTCTGAAGCAGAAGCTGAGAAATATATTTTGGTGACATTTATTTTCCTTCACCCCTATACCAGTGCTAGGCCATAATCGCCATTTAGGAAAATCCCTTCTTTGCAGACTGCCCTGTCAATATGACTCTCTTTGCCTCCTAGAACAGGTTCTCCTGAGCTCAGAGTTAATGCTGCTCCTTGATACTAAAAAGGTGCAGTCTGCCTCCAGATTTGTGTTCCTTATGTATCGTACATATCATGCTGGCAATGCACTCATTCTCCAGCAACTCATGGAACAGAAGCCCTGGGATTGCTCCTCAGCAAGGTAATCTGCATAGCATCAGAGCAAGCTAAAATGAAATGAGCAGGTCtgcatgcagaactcccatttgGCTACAATCACCTGCAGAGATAaccacaggattgggcccaatatttgtacatttttaagaaaattcttttaaaaatatatgtatggaAAAATGTAGGCAGAATACTGCAGACTTGGCAGTAAAGCCAGACCCAGCTGTTACCCCCttaccccccaaaacaaaacctccatCCCCTTGCCCCAAGACTAGGCTTGTTAGTAATCTGAGCAGTCTGGTGTGTTACATCAGGCCCAGCGTACAGTGAACGGATTCTATTAAATAAACTGTGATATCAGTCCAGTCATATTTAAAGCCTGTGAGGACATGGTTACTCATGAAAAGTGACCGCCATCATATAGTACAATATGCCCTACCTTAAATATCAACAACTGTTGCAGAATTATGCTGTGTTCATTAAGGGCATGGATATTAGCAGGACTCTGACACTATTTCTTTTTCATGTATATAGGCACACACTATAAACAATCAAAAAGTACCAACAGAGTTCTAGGCATTTTACAGACAGGTCTGAAGACAAGGCcccagccctgaagagtttacagtcttagTAGATAAAATACAAACACAGGAATGGAATGGGAAGTAACAAAAAGCTGTAATTCATAAAATGATCTATCAAACTCATGTAATTCATTtcacttcaatgagctttggaccaGACCCTTAACTATAATCTACTTGTCTCATAATCCCTAGGTCTGGAATACTGGTTTCTTCAGGTACCTGGTGGGTGTAGCATggaaaaaatggtttattttactGGGCCTGCTGCTCCTCTCACTAGCGTCATTTTTACCCAGGTTTAATCCCACAGACTGCAAGGGAGCTATTTCAGAGAAAGTGCAAGAGaggaatcaggcccactgtgttcaactctgaaaaagatttggggatcatggtggataaccaCTGAACAGGATCTCCCACTGTAagactgtggccaaaagggataatgcgatcctgggatgcataaacagaggaatctcgaACAAGAgtaaaaaggttattttacctctgtatttggcacttggTGCGACTGCCGCTGGAATGCTATGTCCTTTTCTGGTGCCCAAAATTGAAAAAGCATGAGAAACTGGAgaaagctcagagaagagccacgagaatgattaaaagataagaaaacctgctttacagtgatagactcaaggagatctatggtttaacaaagagaaggttaagggtgacttgattacaaagtacccacatggggaacaagtatttaataatgggctcttcaatgtaccagagaaaggtataacacaggggtctcaaacacacggcccgcggggttattttctgcggcccgccagctccccgcgaCCCCCTTGCCCCCCCAGCGTTTACGTAGAGCGGCTCCAGCCTGGCgcacactgggggcagggcaggctccctgcctgcctgccctgcccctgcaccgctccgggaagcggccaggacctgggggagggggggcacaggggtctgtgtgttgccctggccgcgcctccaggtacctcccccgaagctcccattggccgcggttccccattcccccGGTGTGCCCCCCAAACCCTCCTGCAGCTGaaccccctgctccatcccacaccccaaccccctgctgcaccccacacccctccggcaccccgcaccctgaccccctgccctgagcaccctgaCAAACCCCGcaccctttctgcaccccaaccccctgccttgagccccctgctgcaccccgcaccccgaccccctgacctgagccccctgacgaaccccacacccctcctgcaccccaaccccctgcgggcagggagggggcggagttggggtggggatttcggggaagggattggaatgggggcaaggaagaggtggggcaggggcggggcctcatggaaggggtggagtgggggtggggccagggccagggcagcggAGGGGGGgagtcagtgatgtggcccttgggccagtgtactagtcctcatgtggccctcgtggtcatttgaggtTGAGACCCctggtataacaagatccaatggctggaagctgaagctagacaaatttagattGGAAAcaaaaggtgtaaatttttaatggtgagaataattaaccattggaacaatttgcctaGGGTTGTGGTATATTCTCCATGACTGACAACTttttagatcaagattggatgtttttctgaaagatatggaattattctggggaagttctatggcctatgttatataggaggtcagaggatcataatggtcctttctggccttagaatccatgaatctatgaacatATATAATAGGCATAGTCTATATGATTCCAGGAACGTCACTCTGTGTCATTCTGaagtctagaacaggggttctcaaactgtgggtcaggacccaaaagtgggtcatgaccccgttttaatggggtcgccaaggctgatgttagacttgctggggaccATGGCcgaagccgaagcccgagccccaccacccatggccaaagcttcagccctgggcagggggtctAAGGTTACATGCGCCTCGCCCAGGGCAgaagctcaggcttcagtcccccctcctggggtcaagtagtaatttttgttgtcagaagggggtcacggtgccatgaagtttgagaacccctggcctagaacatctgttgagtcagtgtgaagcaatggaaacagctgcAAGCATGGTaaagagctctttttgtttagaatatcaccaggttggATCATCCCTGGGTTTCACAGTCTGTTTCTTTCCACTTTTTAAGTTTTCCGCcccattttgactttatgaattataCCCATGTGGTGTACAGCTATAGgaaggcatgtatctatgccataCCAAGAGCCTCAAGTCACTGTAATAACAGAATGAACACAAGCAATCACTACTCTCACTCTGGAGCTAATTTACATGCACAATTTCATTGACTGTATGaaggagactgcacagatggtgtaTTATTTGGCCTAACTGTCTTGCCCGTGCGCTCagcacaaatcaacacaaatctTTCAGCACAACCCCCCcagacacaaatcaacacaaccagACACATAACCGCACAACCAACACACACAATACCCCCAAACCCACATGGCCCCTCACCGCAGCACACACCCCTCATTCGCCACCTGCACAAATCCACACAACTCTCCCAGCACAACGCAACCATCTGCACCTTATCCCCGCAAATCACTCTGaacctagaatgtctgttgagacagtgtgaagtgatggaaataACTACAAGTATGGCTGAGGTCTCTTTTaatttagaatatcaccaggtttaGTCATCACTGTGATTTTGCAAATTCTTAAGTTTGCAGCCGTTTTCAGCTTTTTACATCCATGACTTTACAAATTAGATGGCTTTTAGCTACTAGTATCCTATTATATATCTAATTTATATCTACATAATCTATATCTATCTATTGGATATACAATAACATTCCTATTATATATCTAATATACACATATAGCCTCTATAgatctatatatagatatagccAAAATAAAGAATAGGAATATGTTGTACCTATTGCTGCATGTACACAGCAAGCACaggcctcaattcaggaaagcatcccaatTCAGAAACACATTTAAACAAATTCTTCAGTtgaagcatatgcttaagggCTATCCTGCATCGGGCCCACATTCAGTTCTAAATCAAGTTTTGCGTATTGCCGTCCCAGGGGGTTTAAAAATTGGTTAGCAGGAGTGTGAGATATGGCAGCTAACTGCTTCCACAATTCATTTACTTTAACTGTCTTTTGAACATTCCCACTTCTCAATACACTCCTTTGATTTTTCTTGCTTTGCGGCCAGTTATCATAGTGACAGATCCCAGGGCTTAAGCCAAAAAAACTGCTAAGATCCACTTTGAAAAGCAAAGCTGGCAGCCAGCTAAAATGCATATCATAAAAGTCTTGTGACATTTTGAGTCGGAGGGAAGTACAATACTTCAGTAGGTGATATTATTGAGCCTTATCTTACATGAAGTATCCGGGGCAATTAATGACAGAAGGTGGCTGTGGTGTATCAAAGCTCAGAAAGGTATGATCATTATAAAACCATTGATATCAACACTTTAGCTGCCGTACTTTCACTGAACTTTGATTTGTAAATATACCAGCTGATAAATTCCCATTTGTAAAGTACCGCGCTGGCCCTTCTATTTATTAAGTATAACTAAATATTTCTTGAAACCATATCAAATattgaatttaaaatataattaaacttAGAGATCATTTATTTAGAGATATAACAGATTCTTCATAtgataaaacaaaatgttcattATACTTCTGTTCATCTCTTCTATATACAAATGGATATAATATTTGGACATTttaattcatttgtgtgtgtgctagagaattttaaaatatagatctACTGTAAACCAGCAGAGTCAATGTCTACGTAGGCTATTCatcattcttatgtttttaagacATTAAAATGGTTCAGCGGTTACAGacgttttaaatatttttaatacatttcctcccccccacacacacacacattgagaTCGTCAAGGTGATGCTGAAATATTCATTGTAGATGAAGTTCTCCCATCTAGAGGGCCAGGAAGAGATCTCTGTACTACTTAAACCCTGAAAATAAGGCTTAAATGGGGACTTAAGTAATGTATAAGCCTTGTGTAGATCCTCATCCAGAAAACTACATTAGTGGATCCCACCCTTGGGTGTACTAGTGAACCAATGCACGGTTTACTTTCTTGAAAACTGCTGTAATTGGATAGTTGTATCAAGAGTGTCTAGCTATTAATTGCTtgcaaataaaagaaacaataGATGGGGAAAACCTGATTTGCTCTACGGTCTGACATCCCTTAAAAGATAATATCACATCATAAACCCCGTTAAAATATAGGTATATTTTTGCTTATCCAAAATAAATaacatattttaatttatatttctctTAACCCTTTGCTTCCTTTGGAGAGCATGTTGTGAATGCGGTCCACTCTGTGGGTATGGGTccagggtcagattctcagctcaAGTTCTgaagcttcattgacttcaaaggcatTATACCAATTTCCACCTGCTAAAAATCTGGTGCCTTTAATAAATTTAACTGTATTTCCCCTGTTAGTCCTAAGGAGAATCAGAAAAGCCCAGATTCCAGCTGGTGAAAATTTCTGTAGCTGCACTGACTTGAATGGATCCACTGTACGGTAACAAATCTTGCAAAGCTCGACAACAAGGTAATGCATATTATGGATCCATGGCAGGTGCTTTTAAATTTCAAATGTAGCAATTTTTTCAATTGTTTAGCTTTTGTAAAGCTACCTAAATAAAGGCATTGCAAGTTAATgccaagcaatatttttttaaatatctaagcTTGTTACAGAAACATATTCAAGCATTACTTATGTCTCTTCTTTTACCCTCCTGTGCGTTATTAATgtcttaccttttttttaaaggaaatctaATCCAACTGTTGCATTTCAGTCTGAATATTAATTGCCTAGTTATGATCCACTTAATCATGGAATGCTGAAAGGCCCTTACAAATATGGTGGTACCAGACACGACTATAAACATGTGTATAAAATGTTCTCTTCATTCTTAACTGGAgactaaggaccagattctgatctcatttacatcagtttaaTAGCGATGTAAATGCAACCACTCCCTGATTTCGATTGACATAACTGAGAAGAGACTCAGACTGTAATTTTCTGTTAGTACGGATTTATTATTCTTAGTACTCTTGAAAGTGCCTAGATTCCCACTTAAGGATCAGAACCTGACTCTAACGAAGAAGACACTCCTGGCCCCTGTCAACTGAAGAGTCGGTAGCTATAACCTGAAGAACGATCTGAATattaaacaatatatttgaaattaagAGAATTATAATAgcactttttgttttatatagttCATTTACATATGAAATGATTTATTTTGTACTTTAATGAATTTTAATTACAGGCTAGACTCTGCTACCACTATTCatgttgggtgaaatcctggctccactgaagtcagtgggagtgtcATGGATTTCAATttagccaggatttcaccttgggAGTAGGAGAGTACCTTATTCTTTGAGTAagtgcattgatttcagtgggtctacTTGCAAAGTAGGTTAATAATCAACTTGAGTAAGAGTGGCACTATCTGACCCCAAACTTTTGGGGGTTTTCTGGGGGCTGGGGTGAAAGGGGGATGATGGCATTTACTGTAAAAGCTGATAAATATACCTATTCACAGTTTCCTGTGTCAGCAGGGTAACCAACAACCTGAAAAAATATAACTAAGTCTGCAGAACATATTTCAGTTCCCCCAGagctgaaacaaaaataatgttaGGGCAGCTGCTTTTCCACTAGTCAAGTGTACACCAGGTCTGAGCTTTACAGACATACCCACAGGAAAATGACTTTCTGCTTTGGTGCACAGTTCATTGTTGAGCAAACAAATCTGATCATTACAAATTAAAAGTGACATGAGGAATAAT
Encoded here:
- the POU2AF1 gene encoding POU domain class 2-associating factor 1 isoform X4, translated to MHWQKSSASEHQQQPRPYQGVRVKEPVKELLKRKRGNIHSVNAAAATTVVLPHQPLPSYSPLGQPCIDMDVTASSLPVTDEGALCSGWLSQPSPATLQPLTQWTTYPDYMSHEAVSCPYTADMYVQPVCPSYTLVGPSSVLTYASQPLITNFAPRSTTPAVVPQLEVTDQQSPLTYFPWAQPISALPASTLQYQPASSSLPGPQFVPLPISIPEPAPQELEDARRVISTLPIEKLLLEDEDNDTYVLNHTLSVEGL
- the POU2AF1 gene encoding POU domain class 2-associating factor 1 isoform X3, which encodes MHWQKSSASEHQQQPRPYQGVRVKEPVKELLKRKRGNIHSVNAAAATTVVLPHQPLPSYSPLGQPCIDMDVTASSLPVTDEGALCSGWLSQPSPATLQPLTQWTTYPDYMSHEAVSCPYTADMYVQPVCPSYTLVGPSSVLTYASQPLITNFAPRSTTPAVVPQLEVTDQQSPLTYFPWAQPISALPASTLQYQPASSSLPGPQFVPLPISIPEPAPQELEDARRVISTLPIEKLLLEDEDNDTILHIYAAKGMREYSLAAAERMRELRRLDAKEHRGKGLMSMLWTIKGNPLYTSRQLMDMHKSSRLLCH